From one Methylomonas paludis genomic stretch:
- the tyrS gene encoding tyrosine--tRNA ligase — translation MTQESLAQLKYGADELLLESELVTKLAEQRPLIVKAGFDPTAPDLHLGHTVLINKLKQFQEAGHQVQFLIGDFTAMIGDPTGKNVTRKPLSREAVLENAQTYQAQVFKILDPEKTQVKFNSTWMGAMTSAELIQLAAKHTVARMLERDDFHKRYKGGQPIAIHEFLYPLIQGYDSVVMKADVELGGTDQKFNLLMGRHLQEIYGQKPQVVLTMPILEGLDGVQKMSKSLNNYIGIADAPDDMFGKIMSISDELMWRYYQLLSFKPRTDIETWQLACQNGENPRNYKVALGQEIVARFHGAAAAQQVLENFEARFQRGAIPDDIAEFQFSAGLEGLPIANLLKNAGLVDSTSEAIRQIKQGAVKIDGEKVEDPKTVIAVTSQHVYQVGKRKFAKVEIIEE, via the coding sequence TTAAGGCCGGTTTTGATCCCACCGCACCCGATTTACATTTGGGGCATACGGTTTTGATCAATAAGCTCAAGCAATTTCAGGAAGCCGGGCATCAGGTGCAGTTTTTGATCGGTGATTTTACTGCCATGATCGGCGACCCCACCGGCAAAAACGTCACCCGCAAACCGTTAAGCCGGGAAGCGGTGCTGGAAAATGCCCAAACCTATCAGGCTCAGGTGTTTAAAATTCTCGATCCGGAAAAAACCCAGGTCAAATTCAATTCCACCTGGATGGGGGCGATGACCAGTGCCGAGCTGATCCAACTGGCTGCCAAGCACACGGTGGCCAGAATGCTGGAGCGCGATGATTTTCACAAGCGCTATAAAGGTGGCCAGCCTATTGCTATTCACGAGTTTTTATATCCTTTAATTCAGGGTTATGACTCGGTAGTTATGAAGGCCGATGTGGAATTGGGCGGTACCGATCAGAAATTCAATCTGTTGATGGGCCGGCATTTGCAGGAAATCTACGGCCAAAAACCTCAGGTAGTGCTGACCATGCCGATTCTGGAAGGTTTGGACGGCGTACAGAAAATGTCCAAATCGCTGAACAACTATATAGGTATAGCCGACGCCCCGGATGATATGTTCGGCAAAATCATGTCCATCTCCGATGAGCTGATGTGGCGGTACTACCAATTGCTCAGCTTCAAACCCAGAACCGATATCGAAACCTGGCAACTGGCTTGCCAAAACGGCGAAAACCCCAGAAATTACAAAGTGGCGCTGGGCCAGGAAATCGTGGCCCGTTTTCACGGTGCCGCTGCCGCCCAGCAGGTGCTGGAAAACTTCGAAGCCCGCTTCCAGCGTGGTGCTATTCCTGATGACATTGCGGAATTCCAGTTCAGCGCCGGTCTCGAAGGTTTACCCATCGCTAACTTGCTGAAAAACGCCGGTCTGGTGGATAGTACTTCCGAGGCTATTCGTCAGATCAAGCAGGGTGCCGTGAAAATCGACGGTGAAAAAGTGGAAGACCCCAAAACCGTCATCGCCGTTACCAGTCAGCACGTCTACCAGGTCGGCAAACGCAAATTCGCCAAAGTCGAAATAATAGAGGAATAA